DNA from Drosophila gunungcola strain Sukarami chromosome 3L unlocalized genomic scaffold, Dgunungcola_SK_2 000002F, whole genome shotgun sequence:
acgccTCCTTCGACAGCGGCTACGAGAAGAGCTTCGAGACGGAGGCCCAGCTGAGCTCCCGCCGGCGCCTGGACTTTGGGGACCGCTACAGCGGCACTCCGCCGACTGCCGCGGCGGTCCAGCTGCCGTACTCCGGCGGCGTCGCCTGGGACACCGTACCGCTCAACTCACCGCCGACGGGAGCGGGATCGGGAGCGGGATTTGTGGGTCTGCTGGACACGAGCAGCAACCACAGCACGCGGAGCGGCAGAACGCTGGTGGAGCACCTGAACAGCCGGGCCTCGAGCGGCACCTTCGATCCGCCGCTGACCAGCACGCCGATGAAGTCGCCGGAGGATGCGGATGCGCCGCGCCAGAAGCGCAAATATGCCGTCGGCAAGAACCGGGTGACGCGCTCGCGCAGTCCCACCCAGGTGGTGAGGATCAAGCGGTTCCGCCGCATGAAGGCCAACGACCGGGAGCGCAACCGGATGCACAACCTGAACGATGCGCTGGAGAAGCTGCGGGTCACCCTGCCCTCGCTGCCGGAGGAGACGAAGCTGACGAAGATCGAGATCCTGCGCTTTGCGCACAACTACATCTTTGCTTTGGAGCAGGTGCTGGAGAGTGGCGGCTCGATCAATCTGGACCTGGAGAAGCTGCAGAACTTCACGCTGAGTGGCGAGCGGATCACCAAGGAGCTGTTCGATGCGCTGTTCGTGAATCCGCAGCCCTTTCCCATGTTCGGATGCGGCCGGATGTT
Protein-coding regions in this window:
- the LOC128257180 gene encoding basic helix-loop-helix neural transcription factor TAP, whose protein sequence is MAACYNAYSAGSQSFEFDEDDDDASFDSGYEKSFETEAQLSSRRRLDFGDRYSGTPPTAAAVQLPYSGGVAWDTVPLNSPPTGAGSGAGFVGLLDTSSNHSTRSGRTLVEHLNSRASSGTFDPPLTSTPMKSPEDADAPRQKRKYAVGKNRVTRSRSPTQVVRIKRFRRMKANDRERNRMHNLNDALEKLRVTLPSLPEETKLTKIEILRFAHNYIFALEQVLESGGSINLDLEKLQNFTLSGERITKELFDALFVNPQPFPMFGCGRMFPYGQGLSQSQSAPPADHQPAMGGFQQGIGMAMGMDYPQQQQQQQQQPPGFDFTGSMRLYHHQQQQQQPPHHLQPGNPRQESSPQQFSQEKYDLFRGSFEAAANLQPASLDSGIHQQSSFYTQTPPWKDYPEDQAHSHSYKQFAPQV